From Sphingobium sp. EP60837, a single genomic window includes:
- a CDS encoding PilZ domain-containing protein, whose product MFEQKIEAFSTTEGGADLRRHPRRTVFKSALLYPVIKEASLSITNVSSQGLSGRSALSLGLRDEVHISFNATDFLTAEVRWTNGSQCGLLMEEPLLWLGGHETFMNQLAPDDPPRETRISVDMPATIVTSAPVMVGTIRNLSVEGMMIETAGLREGTRLLVKSRGRGVRMGRVQWSSGGMVGVFFESGI is encoded by the coding sequence ATGTTCGAACAGAAAATCGAGGCTTTCAGCACAACTGAGGGTGGCGCAGACCTGCGACGTCACCCTCGGCGGACGGTGTTCAAATCGGCGTTGCTCTACCCCGTCATCAAAGAAGCGAGCTTGTCGATCACGAATGTCTCCAGCCAAGGCCTCAGCGGCCGAAGCGCGTTGTCACTGGGCTTGCGCGATGAAGTGCATATCAGCTTCAATGCGACAGATTTTCTCACCGCGGAAGTCCGCTGGACGAACGGCAGCCAGTGCGGCTTGCTGATGGAAGAGCCGCTGCTTTGGCTTGGCGGGCATGAGACCTTCATGAACCAACTCGCACCTGATGATCCACCCAGGGAGACCCGTATTTCAGTGGACATGCCCGCTACGATTGTTACTTCAGCGCCCGTCATGGTCGGCACGATCCGCAATCTGTCCGTCGAGGGCATGATGATTGAGACGGCAGGCCTGAGAGAAGGCACGCGGCTCCTGGTGAAAAGCCGTGGACGAGGCGTGCGAATGGGCCGCGTGCAATGGTCGAGCGGCGGGATGGTGGGTGTATTTTTCGAAAGCGGAATTTAG
- a CDS encoding conjugal transfer protein TraH produces MIAATHLAVIGVANANVASEMNSFFSEAGGAANVTGPSAFQGQSAGYYSLGNVWTRFPQKSVSPFNLQLPSARAGCGGIDLFAGSFSFINASEIVAMLKATANNALGFAFKLAIDSVSPEIGKVMDEFSQKAQLLNQMNISSCETAQALVGGIWPTMDTTRATICEAVGNSQGIFSDWAASRQGCNNGGSRDSTIAGNSDTAMKDQLVGENHNYTWEALKKSAKFGAFDQDFSEYVMTLVGTIVTRPSSDSSVGGKVVMFGPAEEAVVTALLDGTDNAPAVKVLKCNDSDCYDVGETRLSVPASSALRPRIRRMISDMSIKARTNGTLTAAEKQLLNMATIPLYKILTVQAFAHNALTDGEIEALSEIVAVDILNAMLDNMLDRVEQSKVHYQTADQTTAEQWKAQIAATRQKFGQREVKLNNKLQLTYQVINRSVFLESTLQNTMSPGMAAALNFSRGLSAQGVR; encoded by the coding sequence ATAATAGCTGCCACCCATCTTGCGGTGATTGGCGTCGCCAATGCCAATGTGGCTTCGGAAATGAACAGCTTCTTCAGCGAAGCGGGCGGCGCGGCTAACGTCACCGGCCCGTCCGCCTTTCAGGGCCAGTCCGCTGGCTATTATTCGCTCGGCAATGTCTGGACCCGCTTTCCGCAAAAAAGCGTGTCACCCTTCAACCTCCAGCTTCCAAGCGCTCGCGCCGGCTGCGGCGGCATTGATCTTTTTGCTGGCTCTTTCTCCTTCATCAATGCGTCAGAGATCGTGGCGATGCTCAAGGCGACCGCCAACAATGCACTGGGCTTCGCTTTCAAACTCGCAATCGACTCCGTTTCGCCGGAGATCGGCAAAGTGATGGACGAGTTCAGCCAGAAGGCGCAGCTCCTCAATCAAATGAACATCTCGAGCTGCGAGACGGCGCAGGCGCTGGTCGGCGGCATCTGGCCGACGATGGACACGACCCGCGCGACCATCTGCGAAGCGGTTGGGAACAGCCAAGGCATCTTCTCCGACTGGGCCGCCTCGCGCCAGGGCTGCAACAATGGCGGCAGCCGGGACAGCACGATCGCGGGCAACAGCGATACCGCGATGAAGGATCAGCTCGTCGGCGAAAACCACAATTACACCTGGGAGGCGCTTAAGAAGTCCGCCAAATTTGGCGCCTTTGACCAGGATTTTTCCGAATATGTGATGACGCTGGTAGGCACCATCGTCACCCGCCCGTCTTCGGATTCGAGCGTCGGCGGTAAGGTGGTCATGTTTGGCCCGGCCGAAGAAGCCGTGGTGACCGCCCTGCTCGATGGCACCGACAATGCGCCAGCGGTCAAGGTACTCAAATGCAATGACAGCGATTGCTATGATGTGGGGGAGACCAGGCTCTCGGTTCCGGCGTCTTCGGCGCTGCGGCCGCGCATCCGGCGGATGATCAGCGACATGAGCATCAAGGCTCGGACCAACGGCACATTGACCGCGGCGGAAAAGCAGCTGCTCAACATGGCGACGATCCCGCTCTACAAGATTCTCACCGTGCAGGCCTTTGCGCATAATGCGCTGACCGACGGCGAAATAGAGGCGCTATCTGAAATTGTAGCGGTCGATATCCTCAATGCCATGCTTGATAATATGCTTGACCGGGTCGAGCAGTCGAAGGTCCATTACCAGACGGCGGACCAGACGACCGCCGAGCAGTGGAAGGCGCAGATCGCCGCCACACGGCAGAAGTTCGGGCAGCGCGAGGTGAAGCTCAACAACAAGCTCCAGCTCACCTATCAGGTGATCAACCGGAGCGTGTTCCTGGAATCGACGCTGCAAAACACGATGTCGCCTGGAATGGCGGCAGCGCTCAATTTCTCGCGTGGGCTGAGCGCCCAGGGCGTCCGGTAA
- a CDS encoding Fic family protein: MTYLHERPSWPTFTWAIDRLATKLGAVRHRQGRLVGHMSALGFAMREEAVLATLTEDVLKSSEIEGERLDQDQVRSSIARRLGMDIAGLVQADRHVDGVVEMMLDATQNYSAPLTADRLFAWHAAMFPTGRSGMTAITVGAWRTDDKGPMQVVSGPIGRERVHYEAPAAARLEEEMARFVQWIESDTGIDPVLKAGIAHFWFVTLHPFDDGNGRIARAIADLALARAEQTAQRFYSMSAQIRQERNVYYDLLEATQKRDGDLTDWLEWFLDCLGRAFDGAEQTLSAVLHKARFWEKFGTTPINDRQRNIIKRLLNGFEGKLNSSKWAKITKVSADTALRDIQDLVEKAILVRDDAGGRSTSYSLADIE; this comes from the coding sequence ATGACATATTTACATGAACGTCCTTCCTGGCCCACGTTCACATGGGCAATTGATCGTCTTGCGACCAAATTAGGCGCTGTTCGACATCGGCAGGGTCGGTTGGTGGGACATATGAGCGCTCTCGGCTTTGCGATGCGCGAAGAAGCGGTCCTTGCTACGCTTACCGAAGATGTTCTCAAATCCAGCGAAATAGAGGGAGAGCGTCTCGATCAGGACCAGGTCCGCTCATCCATCGCGCGTCGACTGGGTATGGACATTGCCGGCCTGGTGCAGGCGGACCGTCATGTCGATGGTGTGGTGGAGATGATGCTAGACGCCACGCAGAACTATTCGGCGCCCCTAACCGCAGACCGGCTGTTCGCCTGGCACGCAGCAATGTTTCCCACTGGCAGAAGCGGTATGACCGCTATCACTGTAGGAGCTTGGCGAACTGACGACAAAGGTCCAATGCAGGTCGTCTCGGGTCCGATTGGCCGGGAACGTGTTCACTATGAAGCGCCAGCAGCCGCTAGGCTAGAGGAGGAAATGGCCCGGTTTGTTCAATGGATAGAATCCGATACGGGTATCGATCCGGTGCTTAAAGCGGGCATTGCGCATTTCTGGTTCGTGACTCTTCATCCATTCGATGATGGAAATGGCCGAATTGCGCGCGCGATCGCCGACTTGGCGCTCGCCAGGGCTGAACAAACTGCCCAGCGCTTCTACAGCATGTCCGCTCAGATCCGACAGGAACGCAATGTCTATTACGATCTGCTGGAGGCAACGCAAAAGCGTGACGGCGACCTCACGGACTGGCTGGAATGGTTTCTTGATTGTCTGGGACGTGCTTTCGACGGCGCGGAACAGACATTGTCGGCTGTCCTGCACAAGGCACGCTTCTGGGAAAAATTTGGGACGACGCCAATCAACGACCGGCAGCGCAACATCATAAAGCGACTGCTCAACGGTTTTGAAGGAAAGCTGAACTCCTCTAAATGGGCGAAGATCACCAAAGTCTCCGCTGATACCGCGCTCCGGGACATTCAGGACCTTGTCGAAAAGGCTATTCTCGTTCGGGATGACGCAGGCGGAAGGAGCACCAGCTATTCTCTTGCCGATATCGAATGA
- a CDS encoding response regulator transcription factor — MGAKCPVYIVLKDASIRRHLVETLRAELYHPTPFASGSDFLEALNHLPAGVALLDLHLADNWVDVLTQLLWTRKDIPVVITAENANIQTVVQVIKVGADDFLEQPFSKKMLLEVIDQASDLLASREDLQRQRARADSLLKKLTRRELEVLRLIQSNKSNEAAANELHLSVRTIETYRLRIMRKCGVTKFSDAISVVATALDGRSKL; from the coding sequence ATGGGCGCAAAATGTCCCGTATATATCGTTCTCAAAGACGCCAGCATCCGCCGACACCTGGTGGAGACTCTTCGCGCAGAGCTATATCATCCAACGCCATTTGCTTCCGGTAGCGACTTTCTCGAAGCTCTCAATCACCTTCCCGCAGGTGTAGCACTCTTAGATTTGCATCTTGCGGACAATTGGGTTGATGTGCTGACGCAACTGCTATGGACCCGCAAGGATATTCCGGTGGTGATTACGGCCGAGAATGCCAATATCCAGACAGTAGTTCAGGTCATAAAAGTAGGCGCTGACGATTTCCTTGAGCAGCCTTTTTCAAAGAAAATGCTTCTGGAAGTAATCGATCAGGCGTCCGATCTTCTAGCCTCGAGAGAAGATCTCCAGAGGCAGAGAGCTCGCGCGGACTCTTTGCTGAAAAAACTTACGAGACGAGAGCTAGAGGTATTAAGGTTGATCCAATCCAACAAGAGCAATGAAGCTGCAGCCAATGAACTGCATCTTAGCGTCAGAACGATAGAGACATACCGCCTACGCATCATGAGAAAATGCGGCGTCACGAAATTTTCGGATGCAATTTCAGTCGTGGCGACCGCTTTGGATGGCCGCAGCAAGCTTTGA
- a CDS encoding Rossmann-like and DUF2520 domain-containing protein, with amino-acid sequence MSGVTSYRRIGIIGSGRVASALGLALGELSVEPLALWSRDPARCSGAAALIGRAVAAQRMVDIAKTCDLIILAVSDDALEQSIFDLAAVGGTATPFVFHVSGRTGAAILSPLVAKGWLTAAIHPAMTFIGDPQAEVRQMIGAHFAVTGSTGQANAAAHAIVAHLGGVPVDIAEEHRPLYHAALCHGANHLVTLIAGSCEALAVAGVDNPAALLAPLARAALENSLGKGMAGLSGPLLRGDEETIAGHIFALGKDCPSLLPPYQAMGLATLDALQRLNGREEPSPCRPMLEMGR; translated from the coding sequence ATGTCTGGCGTTACATCCTATCGACGGATCGGGATCATCGGCTCCGGCCGGGTAGCGTCCGCCCTTGGACTCGCTCTTGGCGAGCTCTCGGTAGAGCCGCTTGCGCTCTGGAGCCGCGATCCTGCACGATGTTCTGGCGCGGCCGCCTTAATAGGAAGGGCCGTTGCCGCGCAGCGAATGGTCGACATCGCCAAGACCTGCGATCTCATCATCCTTGCCGTTTCGGACGACGCGCTCGAACAGAGCATCTTCGATCTCGCTGCCGTTGGCGGGACTGCAACTCCCTTTGTCTTCCATGTCAGTGGACGCACCGGTGCTGCCATATTGTCGCCACTCGTTGCCAAGGGATGGCTTACCGCAGCCATCCATCCCGCCATGACCTTCATCGGTGACCCGCAGGCGGAGGTCCGGCAGATGATCGGGGCGCACTTTGCTGTAACCGGCTCGACGGGCCAGGCGAATGCAGCAGCCCATGCCATCGTCGCACATCTGGGTGGCGTTCCGGTCGACATCGCCGAAGAGCATCGGCCGCTCTACCATGCTGCCCTGTGTCATGGCGCCAATCACTTGGTCACGCTGATCGCCGGCTCCTGCGAGGCGCTGGCAGTCGCTGGTGTGGACAATCCCGCCGCGCTTCTCGCGCCGCTGGCCCGCGCCGCGCTGGAGAACAGTCTTGGCAAGGGCATGGCTGGCTTGTCAGGTCCTTTGCTGCGAGGCGATGAAGAGACGATTGCCGGGCATATCTTCGCCTTAGGTAAGGACTGCCCCTCTCTCCTGCCGCCTTATCAGGCGATGGGGCTGGCGACACTTGACGCGCTGCAACGGCTGAACGGAAGGGAAGAGCCTTCGCCCTGCCGACCTATGCTGGAGATGGGTCGATGA
- a CDS encoding conjugal transfer protein TraG N-terminal domain-containing protein: MLEVFTVGGGEYLVNIFNAVSAWTGGGGYRSLIRVIMVMGLIYSLLVVAFTLNYKAWLNWFLQATAIYLCLMVPTVDIKVTDRVNPSLAPATVANVPLGLGVLASFTTQIGDYLTRTAETVFVSPSALNYSSNGLIYGARLFDATRNFNIRDAEFSANLDYYMKQCVFGDIMLYQKSLTDLANATNLWAAIASDAESRSQEWLERSGGTVTPYIVTCRQAYSMLDAQWTSIIEANSKIWGLELYPKLSEAVAQAKLRSDLPIVNQAFTQSSDGFVETMRQNTAINAFMQARTNMSGSAIDAFAQTRADIQARNTYNSIAQQAMTWVPILNVVLTVVFFAMFPVIFPLFLMPQTGLSALKGYATGFFYLAAWGPLYVILHMICMTRAEAAATAVAKGGMTLGTYAGIGAVNAETATIAGFMLMSVPFLAAGLARGAMSIAGQSMSMLAPAQNAAEAAALEETTGNYAYGNVSWANQTSNMRQSDQWNTAASYQAGSAASSWRHDNGGIVSSFGNGQEVIDTSHAISRLSFTPTANTGFVSEMREQAHEAHRQAQAYRAAANDILTSTHTDRSTSSLSSEHSSGWDTSVGRSSNTSIEQTDRRSGSSSSGIDQRSSTALGQSESRGRDWTTNRNEQVSGSLSSQLGVGGRGGKSGLSSGLSGSVALTGSQNDLLSQGFKETRSSEESSSSFSGVRDEHSTGNNASMSDGTYEKGGTFARASTASSSSLGREDALSRARSYQESAEKLEELSQQLSRDASYAETHGMQLSENLSQELAKWYRQEQMNNPGLDAPELWATELTDHQRAARDGMISRWMSDKQEAIRAEVQGSLHEPEIVEVPHRSTGGFDDVRRSYHPQGVAGLATGPELGDPEAAAKIISEGEKSYANDKTAAYAGRAGHIQGASDLESNVNRQTGREFFQSRPPDD; encoded by the coding sequence ATGCTGGAGGTCTTCACGGTCGGCGGCGGGGAATATCTCGTCAACATCTTCAACGCGGTGTCCGCCTGGACCGGAGGCGGCGGCTATCGTTCCCTGATCCGCGTGATCATGGTGATGGGCCTCATCTACTCGCTGCTCGTAGTGGCGTTCACGCTCAACTATAAGGCCTGGCTCAACTGGTTCCTGCAGGCGACCGCCATCTACCTCTGCCTTATGGTGCCCACGGTCGATATTAAGGTGACCGATCGGGTTAATCCGAGCCTTGCGCCCGCAACGGTCGCCAACGTGCCCCTGGGGCTTGGGGTGCTGGCGAGCTTCACAACCCAGATCGGCGATTATCTGACCCGCACGGCAGAAACCGTGTTCGTGAGCCCGAGCGCGCTCAACTATAGCAGCAATGGCCTGATCTACGGCGCCCGTCTGTTCGACGCGACGCGCAATTTCAACATCCGCGATGCCGAGTTTTCTGCCAATCTTGACTATTATATGAAGCAGTGCGTCTTTGGCGACATCATGCTCTATCAGAAGTCGCTGACGGATCTCGCCAACGCCACCAACCTCTGGGCGGCGATCGCCTCCGACGCGGAATCCCGGTCGCAGGAATGGCTCGAGAGGAGCGGCGGCACGGTCACACCCTATATCGTGACCTGTAGGCAAGCCTACTCGATGCTGGATGCGCAATGGACGTCCATCATCGAAGCCAATTCGAAGATCTGGGGACTGGAACTCTATCCCAAGCTCTCCGAAGCGGTGGCGCAGGCCAAGCTCCGCAGTGATCTGCCAATCGTCAACCAGGCTTTCACCCAATCAAGCGACGGCTTTGTCGAGACGATGCGGCAAAATACCGCCATTAATGCGTTCATGCAGGCGCGCACCAACATGAGCGGCAGCGCGATCGACGCTTTCGCGCAGACGCGTGCGGATATCCAGGCGCGAAACACCTATAACAGCATCGCGCAGCAGGCGATGACATGGGTGCCGATCCTCAACGTCGTGCTGACGGTTGTTTTCTTCGCCATGTTCCCGGTCATCTTCCCGCTCTTCCTGATGCCACAGACCGGGCTGTCGGCGCTCAAGGGCTATGCGACGGGGTTCTTTTATCTGGCAGCCTGGGGACCGCTCTATGTCATTCTGCATATGATCTGTATGACGCGAGCCGAAGCTGCCGCCACCGCCGTTGCCAAGGGCGGCATGACGCTTGGCACCTATGCCGGGATCGGTGCGGTCAACGCGGAAACCGCGACCATCGCCGGGTTCATGCTGATGAGCGTGCCATTCCTCGCTGCGGGTCTGGCGCGCGGAGCCATGTCGATTGCCGGGCAGTCCATGTCGATGCTGGCGCCGGCGCAAAATGCGGCCGAAGCCGCGGCGCTGGAAGAAACAACCGGCAACTATGCTTACGGCAATGTAAGCTGGGCCAATCAGACGTCGAACATGCGCCAAAGTGACCAGTGGAACACAGCAGCTTCCTATCAGGCGGGGAGCGCTGCCTCCAGCTGGCGGCATGACAATGGCGGGATCGTATCGAGCTTCGGCAATGGGCAGGAGGTCATTGATACCTCGCATGCTATCTCCCGGCTTTCGTTTACTCCGACGGCCAACACCGGCTTTGTGTCGGAGATGCGCGAGCAGGCCCATGAGGCGCATCGGCAGGCCCAGGCATACCGAGCGGCTGCAAACGACATTCTGACCAGCACCCATACGGACCGCAGCACTTCCAGCTTGTCGTCGGAGCATTCATCCGGGTGGGATACGAGCGTGGGGCGGAGTTCGAACACGTCGATCGAGCAGACTGACCGGCGATCGGGCAGCAGTTCGTCGGGTATCGATCAGCGCAGTTCGACTGCACTCGGGCAGTCGGAGAGCCGTGGGCGGGATTGGACCACTAATCGCAATGAACAGGTCAGCGGCAGCTTGAGCAGCCAACTTGGCGTGGGAGGCAGAGGCGGTAAGTCGGGGCTTAGTTCGGGCCTAAGTGGAAGCGTCGCGCTTACTGGGAGCCAGAATGATCTTCTCAGCCAAGGTTTCAAGGAGACGCGGTCTAGCGAGGAGTCCAGCAGTTCGTTCAGTGGCGTCCGCGATGAGCATTCGACCGGCAACAACGCCTCAATGTCGGATGGAACATACGAAAAGGGCGGGACCTTCGCTCGCGCATCAACAGCCAGTTCATCGTCGCTAGGCCGCGAAGATGCTCTCTCGCGTGCACGGTCCTATCAGGAATCAGCTGAGAAGCTGGAAGAATTGTCGCAGCAACTTTCTCGCGACGCGAGCTATGCTGAGACGCACGGGATGCAGCTCAGCGAAAATCTCAGTCAGGAACTGGCGAAGTGGTATCGACAGGAACAGATGAACAATCCGGGTCTAGATGCACCGGAACTCTGGGCCACGGAGCTGACCGACCATCAACGCGCGGCACGCGATGGCATGATCAGCCGGTGGATGAGCGATAAGCAGGAAGCCATCCGCGCAGAGGTGCAGGGGAGCCTTCATGAACCCGAGATTGTTGAGGTGCCGCATCGAAGCACCGGTGGCTTTGACGATGTGCGCAGGAGCTACCATCCCCAAGGTGTCGCCGGGTTAGCAACGGGACCCGAATTGGGTGACCCCGAAGCGGCCGCCAAAATCATTTCAGAGGGCGAGAAATCCTACGCGAACGACAAGACTGCGGCGTATGCCGGGCGCGCAGGGCATATCCAAGGGGCCAGCGATCTCGAAAGCAATGTCAATCGGCAGACGGGGCGAGAGTTCTTCCAAAGCCGACCCCCAGACGATTGA
- a CDS encoding NAD-dependent dehydratase: MTKLLLAGATGLVGSEALALSLANERVTKVIAPTRRPLTPHPKLLNPIVEAGSLPLTADWWAVDGGVCAIGTTRAKTPSPAAYRAIDFDYALAIATRIREGGARRFALTSSMGANARSQFLYSRTKGELEDAVTRLGFPSLTIVRPGFIGGERKEHRPMEHILGEVLRLADPILPPMARISPARTIAAFLIEAAIGGAIGSHRVSAADIARAAMNHHP, translated from the coding sequence ATGACGAAGCTGTTGCTAGCAGGCGCAACCGGACTGGTCGGTAGCGAAGCACTTGCTCTATCTTTGGCAAACGAGCGGGTGACGAAAGTCATAGCGCCAACCCGCCGGCCGCTTACGCCCCACCCCAAGCTCCTCAATCCCATTGTGGAGGCCGGTAGCCTTCCGTTGACCGCCGATTGGTGGGCCGTTGATGGCGGCGTCTGCGCGATCGGAACGACAAGGGCTAAGACTCCATCGCCCGCAGCGTACCGCGCCATCGACTTCGATTATGCTCTCGCCATCGCCACGCGGATACGAGAGGGCGGCGCGCGCCGCTTCGCCCTCACGTCTTCCATGGGCGCAAACGCGCGATCACAATTCCTGTACTCACGGACCAAGGGCGAGTTGGAGGACGCCGTCACACGTCTCGGCTTTCCCTCGCTGACCATAGTCCGTCCCGGTTTCATCGGCGGAGAACGGAAGGAGCATCGGCCGATGGAACATATTTTAGGCGAGGTTCTGCGCCTCGCTGATCCCATCCTGCCGCCCATGGCGCGGATCAGCCCCGCAAGGACAATAGCCGCTTTTCTCATCGAGGCGGCAATCGGCGGAGCGATCGGCAGCCACCGCGTCAGCGCGGCGGATATCGCGCGTGCCGCAATGAACCATCACCCATAA
- a CDS encoding BLUF domain-containing protein, with protein sequence MATGIDEAHRTVPTVRLVFTPFVRMFYSVHMFERWFYISTSRLGAVQVDEQVRDIVDVSRPRNRLLGVTGALLFTGRRFAQYLEGTPAAIAELKQSIIRDPRHEDVRTIASGPYDVRRFLTWSLAYAGPSRFIANKVEDALNDALQGNIESVEPLAEVLAGFAVEGHG encoded by the coding sequence ATGGCCACCGGTATAGACGAGGCGCACAGAACGGTCCCCACCGTGCGCCTCGTCTTTACTCCTTTTGTACGAATGTTCTATAGCGTTCACATGTTTGAGCGATGGTTTTATATCAGCACGAGCCGCTTGGGGGCCGTGCAGGTTGATGAACAAGTACGAGATATCGTCGACGTCTCAAGACCGCGCAATCGGTTGCTAGGGGTAACGGGCGCGCTTCTGTTTACCGGCCGCCGCTTCGCGCAATATCTTGAAGGCACGCCCGCCGCCATAGCCGAGCTCAAGCAAAGCATTATTCGAGACCCTCGACATGAGGATGTTCGAACGATTGCATCTGGACCTTACGACGTCCGGCGGTTTTTAACCTGGTCTCTCGCTTATGCCGGGCCTTCGCGGTTCATTGCTAATAAGGTCGAAGATGCATTGAATGATGCACTTCAGGGTAATATCGAGAGCGTTGAACCTTTGGCTGAAGTGCTTGCTGGCTTCGCTGTCGAGGGACATGGCTGA